A genome region from Nocardia sp. NBC_00565 includes the following:
- a CDS encoding YbaK/EbsC family protein, whose product MRRSLPPVACRVADTLIARGHHGVIVTQPAPTPTAADAARALGIDVGAITKSLVFLLDDDPVLLLVSGAHQVDLEHTGARLEGKLTKASAEMVRAVTGQPIGGIAPVGHPTNLPTWVDTALSTHREVWAAGGHPNTVFRTSFRELVRITAGLPIDVD is encoded by the coding sequence ATGCGCAGGTCACTTCCACCAGTCGCATGCCGGGTCGCGGATACCCTGATCGCGCGCGGCCACCACGGTGTCATCGTCACTCAGCCCGCTCCCACGCCGACCGCAGCCGATGCCGCGCGGGCACTCGGCATCGATGTGGGCGCCATCACGAAATCACTGGTGTTCCTGCTCGACGACGATCCGGTGCTGCTGCTGGTCTCCGGCGCACATCAGGTGGATCTCGAGCACACCGGCGCCCGGCTCGAGGGCAAGCTCACCAAGGCGTCCGCCGAGATGGTGCGGGCGGTGACCGGTCAGCCGATCGGCGGCATCGCACCGGTCGGGCATCCGACCAACCTGCCGACCTGGGTGGACACCGCACTGTCCACGCATCGCGAGGTGTGGGCCGCGGGCGGACATCCGAATACCGTATTCCGCACCTCGTTTCGGGAATTGGTGCGCATCACCGCTGGACTTCCGATCGACGTGGATTGA
- a CDS encoding inorganic diphosphatase codes for MEFDVTIEIPKGSRNKYEVDHETGRVRLDRFLYTSMVYPADYGYIENTLGEDGDPLDVLVLLPEPVFPGCLIEVRPVAMYKMVDEKGGDDKVLAVPAGDPRWDHIQDLADVPEFELAAIKHFFERYKDLEPGKFVKGSEWVGRAEAEAEVEASIKRLQENGGH; via the coding sequence GTGGAGTTCGACGTCACCATCGAGATTCCCAAGGGTTCTCGGAACAAGTACGAGGTCGATCACGAGACCGGCCGGGTCCGGCTCGACCGGTTCCTCTACACGTCCATGGTCTACCCGGCCGATTACGGCTACATCGAGAACACCCTCGGCGAGGACGGCGACCCGCTCGACGTGCTGGTCCTGCTGCCCGAACCGGTGTTCCCCGGCTGTCTGATCGAGGTGCGCCCGGTCGCCATGTACAAGATGGTCGACGAGAAGGGCGGCGACGACAAGGTCCTCGCCGTGCCCGCGGGCGACCCGCGCTGGGATCACATCCAAGATCTGGCCGATGTGCCGGAGTTCGAGCTGGCCGCGATCAAGCACTTCTTCGAGCGCTACAAGGATCTCGAGCCGGGCAAGTTCGTCAAGGGTTCGGAATGGGTCGGTCGCGCCGAGGCCGAGGCCGAGGTGGAGGCTTCCATCAAGCGGCTGCAGGAGAACGGCGGCCACTGA
- a CDS encoding LysR family transcriptional regulator, giving the protein MPSVPASPVDFDLRLVRYFTVVAEHGNFHRAAAALHIAQPSLSRQIKRLEERLGVRLLDRTTQGSRLTEAGQAFLPRAEALLHSAAQAAADARAAAVPGTVTIGYVGGLIVTAAVRELRGRHPDAEVRTRHLDWRDVRPALLEHRVDAVIAREPFPTDQLRVTILYDEPRVLLVPTTHRLAGKQSIRLADFADEPLVRYADAAYDAFWRIDPRPDGRPAPDGPLVETPADKLESVADGRALALAPAGGGNSTVRRDLTAIPVEGIEPCKVVIVTRARERSHLVTAFRESARSSSHRLRF; this is encoded by the coding sequence GTGCCCAGCGTTCCCGCATCCCCGGTGGACTTCGATCTGCGCCTGGTGCGGTATTTCACGGTCGTGGCCGAGCACGGCAACTTCCACCGCGCGGCGGCCGCGCTGCATATCGCGCAACCGTCGCTGAGCCGACAGATCAAGCGCCTCGAAGAGCGGCTGGGAGTCCGCCTGCTCGATCGCACGACCCAGGGCAGCCGCCTAACCGAGGCGGGACAGGCCTTCCTGCCTCGAGCCGAAGCGCTGCTGCACTCCGCTGCGCAGGCCGCCGCGGACGCGCGCGCGGCCGCCGTACCCGGCACCGTCACGATCGGGTACGTGGGCGGCCTCATCGTTACCGCCGCAGTGCGCGAGCTACGCGGCCGCCATCCCGACGCAGAGGTGCGCACCCGACATCTCGACTGGCGCGATGTGCGTCCGGCCCTGCTGGAACACCGCGTGGACGCAGTCATCGCCCGGGAGCCGTTCCCGACCGACCAACTGCGGGTGACCATCCTGTACGACGAGCCCCGAGTGCTCTTGGTGCCCACGACACATCGCCTTGCGGGCAAGCAGTCGATCAGACTCGCCGACTTCGCCGACGAACCCCTCGTCCGCTACGCAGACGCCGCATACGACGCTTTCTGGCGAATCGACCCGCGCCCGGACGGCCGCCCAGCACCCGACGGCCCGCTCGTCGAGACGCCTGCGGACAAGCTCGAATCCGTCGCCGACGGCCGGGCGCTCGCCCTTGCCCCGGCAGGCGGCGGGAACAGCACTGTCCGGCGTGATCTCACGGCCATTCCGGTCGAAGGGATCGAGCCGTGCAAAGTCGTGATCGTGACCCGCGCCCGCGAGCGCAGTCACCTGGTCACAGCCTTCCGCGAATCAGCCCGCTCTTCATCCCACCGCTTGCGATTCTGA
- a CDS encoding SDR family oxidoreductase → MRVFVAGATGYVGSAVVRELLEAGHKVVGLARSDTSAAALTRVGADVHRGDIEDLGSLCAGAAAADGVIYAANKHISETTDPVARAQAELNAVAVIGSELAGTDKPFVVTSGVIGRTPGRLLTEQTPDVPSALTAPRLPVEKSVIAMSERGVRSSSVRLAPTVHGHGDTRGFISTLIGIAREKGVSAYIGDGSNSWPAVHRLDAATLFRLAVESAPAGTRLHAVAEEGVPFRDIATTIGRRLELPAISLTAEQASSHFSFLAPLVSIDSPTSSTLTRARLGWLPTHPGLIADIEEGHYFEQ, encoded by the coding sequence ATGCGCGTATTCGTGGCCGGGGCAACTGGATACGTCGGATCGGCCGTCGTCCGCGAGTTGCTCGAAGCGGGGCACAAGGTGGTGGGTCTGGCCCGCTCCGATACCTCCGCCGCGGCTTTGACGAGGGTCGGTGCCGATGTGCACCGTGGTGACATCGAAGACCTCGGCAGCTTGTGTGCCGGAGCCGCCGCCGCGGACGGCGTGATCTACGCCGCGAACAAGCACATTTCCGAAACCACCGACCCGGTTGCGCGCGCACAGGCCGAGCTGAACGCGGTCGCGGTGATCGGCTCGGAGCTGGCAGGAACTGATAAGCCCTTCGTGGTCACCTCGGGGGTCATCGGCCGCACGCCGGGACGCCTGCTCACCGAACAGACCCCCGACGTTCCCAGTGCACTCACGGCCCCGCGGCTCCCAGTCGAGAAGTCCGTCATCGCCATGAGCGAACGTGGCGTGCGCTCATCCTCGGTACGGCTGGCGCCGACCGTGCACGGCCACGGGGACACCCGCGGATTCATCTCGACCCTGATCGGTATCGCACGGGAAAAGGGTGTGTCGGCCTATATCGGTGACGGATCGAACAGCTGGCCCGCCGTACACCGGCTCGACGCGGCGACCCTGTTCCGGCTGGCCGTGGAATCAGCCCCGGCCGGTACGCGACTGCACGCGGTCGCCGAGGAGGGTGTGCCGTTCCGGGACATCGCAACGACCATCGGCCGCCGGCTCGAGCTCCCAGCCATCAGCCTGACGGCCGAGCAGGCAAGCTCGCACTTCAGTTTTCTTGCCCCGTTGGTCTCGATCGACAGCCCGACCTCGAGCACTCTGACCCGAGCACGCCTCGGCTGGCTGCCAACGCACCCTGGCCTGATCGCAGACATCGAAGAAGGCCACTACTTCGAACAATGA
- a CDS encoding esterase/lipase family protein: protein MPVVNIWGSLSPAARTAYPTPQEPDDEWPLHGGTAWVYYSPLNRRQLVKPVILADGFSLGASDLGELWAGLENNGRYRFISELHAIGRDVIVLGYDNRTASILDNANTAIECIQTAIRKRAGKAKLAVGGFSMGGMVTRYALAKMQHDPELPDPETSVYLSYDTPHHGAWLPISMQAFAHFLKDKWGATSPIFGQFSDLINSPAARQMSRWHLGKVGDKPDQASERRTFLQQLDAVGGWPQGIRRIGVANGVRTGAGNGIGPALTAVSGRGELLLDGTLRTQAQGEQVVATLHAAEQPPIEVHTDGLPDIDGAPGGLFPENPALPGNPASFGMAAVLMGLLGSGVELQFNTSCFIPAISAVATGEIDNRDALYSEIRDGDSELDAFACASKNEGHTTMTRELGAWLVNEIGANS, encoded by the coding sequence ATGCCTGTTGTGAACATCTGGGGTTCGCTCAGTCCCGCGGCGCGCACCGCATATCCCACGCCGCAGGAGCCAGACGATGAGTGGCCCCTCCACGGTGGGACCGCATGGGTCTACTACAGCCCGCTGAACCGGCGGCAACTCGTCAAACCGGTCATCCTCGCCGACGGGTTCTCACTGGGTGCGAGTGACCTCGGCGAGCTCTGGGCCGGTCTGGAGAATAACGGGAGATACCGCTTCATCAGCGAGTTGCACGCGATAGGCCGGGATGTGATCGTGCTGGGCTACGACAACCGGACAGCGTCGATTCTGGACAACGCGAACACCGCCATCGAGTGCATCCAGACCGCTATTCGCAAGCGTGCCGGTAAGGCGAAACTGGCGGTGGGTGGTTTCAGTATGGGCGGGATGGTGACCCGCTACGCGTTGGCCAAGATGCAGCACGATCCGGAACTGCCCGACCCCGAGACAAGCGTGTACCTGTCCTACGACACCCCGCATCACGGTGCATGGCTACCGATCTCGATGCAGGCTTTCGCGCATTTCCTCAAGGACAAGTGGGGTGCGACATCGCCCATCTTCGGCCAGTTCTCCGACCTGATCAACAGCCCGGCCGCGCGGCAGATGTCTCGCTGGCACCTCGGCAAGGTCGGCGACAAGCCGGACCAGGCGTCGGAACGACGCACCTTCCTGCAGCAGTTGGATGCGGTGGGCGGATGGCCGCAGGGCATCCGCAGGATCGGTGTCGCCAACGGGGTCAGGACCGGTGCCGGAAACGGGATCGGTCCCGCGCTGACGGCGGTGAGCGGTCGCGGCGAACTGCTGCTCGACGGCACACTGCGCACCCAGGCACAGGGTGAGCAGGTCGTGGCCACCCTGCACGCGGCAGAACAACCCCCGATCGAGGTCCACACCGACGGACTACCCGATATCGATGGCGCCCCCGGCGGCCTGTTCCCCGAGAACCCGGCGCTGCCGGGAAACCCAGCAAGTTTCGGGATGGCCGCTGTGCTCATGGGGTTGCTCGGCTCCGGGGTCGAGTTGCAGTTCAACACCTCCTGTTTCATTCCCGCCATCAGCGCCGTCGCCACAGGCGAGATCGACAACCGTGACGCGCTGTACAGCGAGATCCGCGACGGCGACAGCGAACTCGACGCTTTCGCCTGCGCCAGCAAGAACGAGGGACACACCACTATGACTCGGGAACTGGGCGCATGGCTCGTGAACGAGATCGGCGCCAACTCCTGA
- a CDS encoding MarR family winged helix-turn-helix transcriptional regulator yields MDEDELSVDVIAIQLTRLQRIRERTAGQLRMKDGVDPAAFAILFRLLCDGPMRSGALADAVHSDASTISRHVAHLVERHLVERQADRNDGRATVLVVTERGREVAERIRRRRHENLTRVMAAWTPQDRAAFAGLLRQFVDDFERAKPAMVAAIRADQNLYDIETENNS; encoded by the coding sequence GTGGATGAGGACGAGCTGTCGGTCGACGTGATCGCGATTCAGCTCACCCGGCTGCAGCGGATCCGGGAGCGGACCGCGGGGCAGCTGCGGATGAAGGACGGCGTGGACCCCGCGGCGTTCGCGATCCTGTTCCGATTGCTCTGCGACGGGCCGATGCGCTCGGGCGCCCTCGCCGACGCCGTGCATTCCGACGCGTCGACGATCAGCCGGCACGTCGCGCACCTGGTCGAGCGGCATCTGGTCGAACGGCAGGCCGACCGCAACGACGGCCGCGCCACCGTGCTGGTCGTCACCGAGCGCGGTCGCGAGGTCGCCGAGCGGATCCGCAGGCGCAGGCACGAGAACCTGACCCGGGTGATGGCGGCCTGGACGCCGCAGGATCGGGCCGCCTTCGCCGGGCTGCTGCGGCAGTTCGTCGACGACTTCGAGCGGGCCAAGCCCGCCATGGTCGCGGCCATCCGCGCGGACCAGAACCTGTACGACATCGAGACGGAGAACAATTCGTGA
- a CDS encoding crotonase/enoyl-CoA hydratase family protein: MTDWQAFTVETKDHVAQVTLIGPGKGNAMGPDFWRELPEIFRGLDADTEVRAIVLTGSGKHFSYGLDLPAMSGMFGPLLADKAQAAPRTDFLIELRRMQAAVTAVADCRKPVIAAVAGWCIGGGLDLIAAADIRYASADAKFSLREAKVAIIADIGSLHRLPGIIGEGHLRELAYTGKDIDAARAEKIGLVNDVFADQDATLDAAHAIAREIAANPPLVVQGAKDVLEQRTKDQVAVGLRYVSAWNAAFLPSEDLTEAIQAVFEKREPEFKGR, encoded by the coding sequence ATGACTGATTGGCAGGCTTTCACCGTTGAAACCAAGGACCACGTCGCGCAGGTGACCCTGATCGGTCCCGGTAAGGGCAATGCCATGGGTCCGGATTTCTGGCGGGAGTTGCCGGAGATTTTCCGCGGGCTCGATGCCGATACCGAGGTTCGTGCGATTGTGCTCACCGGTTCCGGCAAACATTTCTCCTACGGGCTCGATCTGCCTGCGATGTCCGGGATGTTCGGTCCGCTGCTGGCCGATAAGGCCCAGGCCGCGCCGCGCACCGACTTCCTCATTGAGTTGCGCCGCATGCAGGCCGCGGTAACTGCCGTGGCCGACTGCCGCAAGCCGGTCATCGCCGCGGTCGCCGGTTGGTGCATCGGCGGCGGGCTGGATCTCATCGCCGCCGCCGATATCCGCTACGCGAGCGCGGATGCGAAGTTCAGTCTGCGCGAGGCGAAGGTGGCGATCATCGCCGATATCGGTTCGCTGCATCGGCTGCCCGGCATCATCGGCGAGGGCCATCTGCGCGAACTCGCGTACACCGGTAAGGACATCGACGCCGCGCGTGCCGAGAAGATCGGCCTGGTCAACGACGTCTTCGCCGATCAGGACGCGACATTGGACGCGGCGCACGCCATCGCCCGCGAGATCGCCGCGAACCCGCCGCTGGTGGTGCAGGGTGCGAAGGATGTGCTCGAGCAGCGCACCAAGGATCAGGTGGCCGTCGGGCTGCGCTACGTCTCCGCATGGAACGCCGCATTCCTGCCCTCGGAGGACCTGACCGAGGCCATCCAGGCCGTATTCGAGAAGCGGGAACCGGAGTTCAAGGGCCGGTAA
- a CDS encoding FAD-dependent oxidoreductase, which yields MTIAIVGAGLGGLALARVLHVNAIDAVVYERESSRGARGQGGMLDIHSGQRALREAGLIDQFYAIARGEGQDMRLLESDGTLLLQEDTPEDAPLLRPEVDRADLRDLLLDSLPEHAVRWGHAFESADNGVLHFADGSSATYDLLVGADGAQSRVRALLTDARPAHIGQNVVEVGIPDIDRTHPDLAAMVGRGNYWVLGNGKSLAAQRNGDGRVRIGLSFYNTAEDWFATSGIPFDDPAAARARLIELFAGWEARFTALIAACDDTILPRSLTTLPVGLTWPSTPSVTLLGDAAHLMPPVGEGANMALLDGALLGLALAAHPDDYPAAVKEYEREMFERTSAAARMSADMQELLMSPDASRRMLEFFQPG from the coding sequence ATGACCATCGCCATAGTCGGAGCCGGCTTGGGCGGCTTGGCCCTTGCCCGGGTCCTGCACGTGAACGCCATCGACGCCGTGGTGTACGAACGTGAATCGTCGCGTGGTGCGCGCGGTCAGGGCGGCATGCTCGACATCCACTCCGGGCAGCGGGCGCTGCGCGAGGCCGGTCTGATCGACCAGTTCTACGCGATTGCCCGTGGTGAGGGCCAGGACATGCGGCTTCTAGAATCGGACGGCACCCTGCTGCTGCAGGAGGACACGCCCGAGGACGCCCCGCTTTTGCGACCCGAGGTGGATCGTGCCGATCTGCGTGACCTGCTGCTGGACTCTCTTCCTGAACACGCGGTGCGCTGGGGGCACGCGTTCGAGTCCGCTGACAACGGCGTGCTGCACTTCGCCGACGGCAGCAGTGCGACGTATGACCTGCTGGTCGGCGCCGACGGCGCGCAGTCCCGGGTCCGCGCGCTGCTCACCGACGCCCGCCCGGCGCATATCGGCCAGAACGTCGTCGAGGTCGGTATTCCCGACATCGACCGCACCCACCCCGACCTCGCGGCGATGGTCGGGCGCGGCAACTACTGGGTGCTCGGCAACGGAAAATCGTTGGCGGCGCAGCGCAACGGCGATGGCCGCGTTCGCATCGGCCTCAGCTTCTACAACACCGCCGAGGACTGGTTCGCCACCAGCGGGATCCCGTTCGACGACCCAGCTGCCGCCCGGGCGCGGCTGATCGAGCTGTTCGCCGGCTGGGAAGCACGGTTCACCGCACTGATCGCAGCCTGCGACGACACGATCCTGCCCCGGTCGCTCACCACGCTCCCGGTCGGCCTGACCTGGCCATCGACACCAAGCGTCACACTGCTCGGCGATGCCGCGCACCTGATGCCGCCGGTGGGGGAAGGCGCCAACATGGCGCTGCTCGACGGCGCCCTGCTCGGCCTCGCACTGGCCGCGCACCCGGACGACTATCCCGCCGCCGTCAAAGAATACGAACGCGAGATGTTCGAACGCACCAGCGCTGCCGCCCGGATGTCCGCGGACATGCAGGAATTGCTGATGTCGCCGGACGCCAGCCGGAGAATGCTCGAGTTCTTCCAACCGGGCTGA
- a CDS encoding flavin reductase family protein → MTEAQPPATDIRIPDDLSGITAEQYRASMRHYPAGVTVVTLGSANGPIGFTATSFASLSLEPPLVSFNIAHTSSSLTALRAADSVVIHFLGEHQHDLAQRFARTADERFTDRSLWTTLETGEPVLHGTPIWIRATIHQLITIGDHDFVVGLVTRVHDDTDERPAAAPLLYYRGRYYRPTSLEG, encoded by the coding sequence GTGACCGAAGCTCAACCGCCCGCCACCGACATCCGGATTCCCGATGATCTGAGCGGTATCACCGCCGAGCAGTACCGCGCCTCCATGCGGCACTATCCGGCGGGCGTCACCGTGGTCACCCTCGGCTCCGCGAACGGTCCGATCGGTTTCACCGCGACCTCGTTCGCGTCGCTATCCCTCGAGCCTCCACTGGTCTCCTTCAATATCGCGCACACGTCATCGAGCCTGACCGCACTACGGGCGGCCGACTCCGTGGTGATCCACTTCCTCGGCGAACATCAACACGATCTCGCGCAGCGCTTCGCCCGCACGGCCGACGAGCGCTTCACCGACCGTTCGCTGTGGACCACGCTGGAAACCGGCGAGCCGGTATTGCACGGCACGCCCATCTGGATCCGCGCCACCATCCACCAACTCATCACCATCGGCGACCACGACTTCGTCGTCGGTCTCGTCACGCGGGTGCACGACGACACCGATGAAAGACCCGCCGCCGCCCCGCTGCTCTATTACCGCGGCCGGTACTACCGCCCGACCTCGCTCGAGGGCTGA
- a CDS encoding 2-oxo-4-hydroxy-4-carboxy-5-ureidoimidazoline decarboxylase — protein MLMHRGIGLDRFNAMTHSRAVHALFEACCNVTWAAKIAADRPYADRDALLAKADIELLALSQSDLDRAFDAFVHEQVSQRSVTELARVVRDRIDRMLGPAEGYPEY, from the coding sequence ATGCTGATGCATCGAGGAATAGGGCTGGACCGCTTCAATGCGATGACGCACAGTCGTGCCGTACACGCGCTGTTCGAAGCCTGCTGCAATGTCACCTGGGCGGCCAAGATCGCCGCTGACCGCCCGTACGCGGATCGGGACGCGCTGCTTGCCAAGGCGGATATCGAATTGCTCGCGCTGTCCCAATCCGATCTCGATCGCGCCTTCGATGCGTTTGTGCACGAACAGGTCTCGCAGCGGAGTGTGACCGAACTCGCGCGGGTGGTGCGCGACCGGATCGACCGAATGCTAGGCCCCGCCGAGGGATACCCCGAATACTGA
- a CDS encoding MDR family MFS transporter encodes MTAPATVEESTGFTHRQILTILSGLMLGMLLAALDQTIVSTAIRTIADDLDGYSMQAWATTAYLITATLATPLYGKLSDMFGRKPFFMAAITIFVVGSLLCTIAQSMYELAAFRAFQGLGAGGLMSLALTILGDIVSPRERAKYQGYFLAVFGTSSVIGPVLGGVLAGQDTILGVSGWRWVFLVNVPIGLIALGVVSKVLKLPKRPHSTDRVDWWGVLVLAIGLVPLLIVAEQGREWGWGSGRSLLCYVIGVLGVIGFVLVEKAMRDKALIPLRMFANKTFALGVVISVVVGSAMFGGISLLPQYLQVVRGSSPTLAGLQMLPMVLGMMTGSVVSGQLISRTGRYRIFPLIGATMLTLGLFLLHFVNADSPLWLAMIFMACTGFGLGNLMQPLTIAVQNALPPKDMGVSTAAATFFRQIGGTMGVAVFLSILFAQLTPNISSEMKAAATDPAFQHAVVEAANSSNPADAALAKGLLAQDTSAASGVLKDSSIVQQLNPVLARPFQVGFAESMSTVFLFVAGLALLGLILVLFWKEVPLRTVGGIEAAKDAAAKGDAAANGAGPDVVERTGLLTAGGEMLSPSEDALDVLANSANGTAGSTNGARSGGASSA; translated from the coding sequence GTGACCGCACCGGCCACCGTGGAGGAGTCCACGGGTTTCACCCACCGCCAGATCCTGACCATTCTCAGTGGTCTGATGCTCGGCATGTTGCTCGCGGCGCTGGACCAGACGATTGTCTCCACCGCGATCCGCACCATCGCCGATGATCTCGACGGCTATTCGATGCAGGCCTGGGCGACCACGGCCTACCTGATCACCGCGACCCTCGCGACGCCGCTGTACGGCAAGTTGTCCGATATGTTCGGCCGCAAGCCGTTCTTCATGGCGGCGATCACGATCTTCGTGGTCGGTTCGCTGCTGTGCACGATCGCGCAGTCGATGTACGAGCTCGCGGCGTTCCGTGCGTTCCAGGGACTCGGCGCGGGCGGCTTGATGTCGCTGGCGCTGACCATCCTCGGCGATATCGTCAGTCCGCGGGAGCGCGCCAAGTACCAGGGTTACTTTCTGGCAGTGTTCGGCACCTCCAGCGTGATCGGTCCGGTGCTCGGCGGTGTGCTCGCCGGTCAGGACACCATTCTCGGGGTCAGCGGCTGGCGCTGGGTCTTCCTCGTCAATGTGCCGATCGGCCTGATCGCGCTCGGCGTCGTCTCCAAGGTGCTCAAACTGCCGAAGCGGCCGCATTCCACTGATCGAGTCGACTGGTGGGGTGTGCTGGTGCTCGCGATCGGCCTGGTGCCGCTGCTCATCGTCGCCGAGCAGGGGCGCGAATGGGGTTGGGGCAGTGGACGATCCCTCCTCTGCTATGTGATCGGTGTGCTCGGTGTCATCGGGTTCGTGCTGGTCGAGAAGGCAATGCGGGATAAGGCGCTGATTCCGCTGCGGATGTTCGCCAACAAGACCTTCGCGCTCGGCGTGGTGATCTCGGTCGTGGTCGGCTCGGCGATGTTCGGCGGTATTTCACTGCTGCCGCAGTACCTGCAGGTGGTGCGCGGGTCCAGTCCGACGCTGGCGGGTCTGCAGATGCTGCCGATGGTGCTCGGGATGATGACCGGTTCGGTCGTATCCGGCCAGCTGATCTCGCGTACCGGTCGTTACCGGATCTTCCCGCTCATCGGCGCGACCATGTTGACGCTCGGCCTGTTCCTGCTGCACTTCGTGAATGCCGACAGCCCACTGTGGCTCGCGATGATCTTCATGGCCTGCACCGGATTCGGACTCGGCAATCTCATGCAGCCGCTCACCATAGCGGTGCAGAATGCGTTGCCGCCCAAGGATATGGGCGTCTCCACCGCCGCGGCCACCTTCTTCCGGCAGATCGGCGGCACGATGGGTGTCGCGGTATTCCTCTCGATTCTCTTCGCGCAGCTGACGCCGAATATCTCCAGCGAGATGAAGGCCGCGGCCACCGATCCGGCATTCCAGCATGCCGTGGTCGAGGCCGCGAACAGCAGCAATCCCGCTGATGCCGCGCTCGCGAAAGGCCTACTCGCGCAGGATACTTCGGCGGCCAGCGGGGTGCTGAAGGACAGCTCGATCGTGCAGCAGCTGAATCCGGTGCTGGCGCGGCCGTTCCAGGTCGGTTTCGCCGAGTCGATGTCGACGGTGTTCCTTTTTGTGGCCGGTCTCGCGCTGCTCGGGCTGATCCTGGTGCTGTTCTGGAAGGAAGTGCCGCTGCGGACGGTCGGCGGAATCGAGGCGGCCAAGGACGCGGCGGCCAAAGGTGACGCGGCGGCGAATGGTGCCGGGCCGGATGTCGTGGAGCGCACGGGTCTGTTGACCGCGGGCGGCGAAATGCTGAGTCCGTCCGAGGATGCATTGGATGTGCTGGCGAACTCCGCGAATGGCACGGCCGGTTCGACCAACGGTGCGAGGTCTGGCGGTGCCAGTTCCGCGTGA
- a CDS encoding TetR/AcrR family transcriptional regulator — translation MLVWERPEPPDRPVLAPLSRERIVRAAIQLADADGLDAVSLRKVAAALDVGPMRLYGYIATKEELLDLMVDAVHAEIRPVGDGWREGLRSLAETTRQAVHQHEWLADLLGGRPQLGPNTLASGEAVLAALGGVDLDTVVPAVAAVNAYVIGAVRREITERRAERASGMDQTQWQATFGPYLRRTFATGRFPALASLVHDGPHLDADQTFRTGLDFLLDGIEARISS, via the coding sequence ATGTTGGTGTGGGAGCGGCCGGAGCCGCCCGATCGCCCGGTGCTGGCCCCGCTGAGCCGGGAGCGGATCGTGCGAGCGGCGATCCAACTCGCCGATGCGGACGGCCTGGACGCGGTGTCACTGCGCAAGGTCGCCGCGGCGCTGGACGTCGGACCGATGCGGCTGTATGGCTACATCGCCACCAAAGAGGAGTTGCTCGACCTGATGGTCGATGCGGTCCACGCGGAGATCCGGCCGGTCGGAGACGGTTGGCGCGAGGGGCTGCGCTCCCTTGCCGAAACCACCCGGCAGGCTGTTCACCAGCACGAATGGCTCGCTGACCTGCTCGGCGGGCGGCCCCAGCTCGGGCCGAACACGCTGGCCAGCGGAGAGGCCGTGCTGGCCGCATTGGGCGGCGTCGACCTGGACACCGTCGTGCCGGCGGTCGCCGCGGTCAATGCGTACGTGATCGGCGCGGTACGCCGGGAGATCACCGAGCGACGCGCCGAGCGAGCCTCCGGGATGGACCAGACGCAGTGGCAGGCCACCTTCGGGCCCTATCTGCGGAGAACCTTCGCCACCGGCCGATTTCCCGCGCTGGCCTCGCTCGTCCACGATGGCCCCCACCTGGACGCCGACCAGACCTTCCGGACCGGCCTCGACTTCCTCCTCGACGGCATCGAAGCCCGCATCTCGAGCTGA